From a single Herbiconiux sp. SALV-R1 genomic region:
- a CDS encoding ABC transporter ATP-binding protein: MTELAVRVENVSKRFRLYKERNQTLKATVMRGRRSVHEDFWALQDVSFDVPEGSTFGLIGSNGSGKSTLLKCLAKIYYPEKGSITPYGKVAALLEVGSGFHPELSGRENIFLNGSILGMSRKEIQAKYDEIVDFSGVAEFIDQPVKNYSSGMYVRLGFSIAINVDPQILVVDEVLAVGDAEFQDKCRRKFSELRDKGRTVILVSHSMEMVRDMCDHAAWLNHGHLVTAGEADPTIQAYLDSLGSAGEREGGHG; the protein is encoded by the coding sequence GTGACCGAGCTCGCCGTGAGAGTCGAGAACGTCAGCAAGCGCTTCCGGCTCTACAAAGAACGCAACCAGACCCTGAAGGCCACCGTCATGCGCGGTCGCCGCTCCGTGCACGAGGACTTCTGGGCCCTGCAAGACGTCTCCTTCGACGTGCCGGAGGGCTCGACCTTCGGCCTCATCGGGAGCAACGGCTCGGGCAAGTCGACCCTGCTGAAGTGCCTGGCGAAGATCTACTACCCCGAGAAGGGCAGCATCACGCCCTATGGCAAGGTGGCGGCGCTGCTCGAGGTCGGCTCCGGGTTCCACCCCGAGCTGTCGGGCCGCGAGAACATCTTCCTCAACGGGTCGATCCTCGGCATGAGCCGCAAGGAGATCCAGGCGAAGTACGACGAGATCGTCGACTTCTCGGGTGTCGCGGAGTTCATCGACCAGCCGGTGAAGAACTACTCCTCGGGCATGTACGTGCGCCTCGGCTTCTCGATCGCCATCAATGTCGACCCGCAGATCCTCGTGGTCGACGAGGTACTCGCGGTCGGTGACGCCGAGTTCCAGGACAAGTGCCGCCGTAAGTTCTCCGAGCTCCGCGACAAGGGCCGCACCGTCATCCTGGTGAGCCACTCGATGGAGATGGTGCGCGACATGTGCGACCACGCCGCCTGGCTCAACCACGGCCATCTGGTGACAGCCGGCGAGGCCGACCCCACCATCCAGGCCTACCTCGACTCGCTCGGCTCCGCCGGCGAGCGCGAGGGCGGCCACGGGTAA
- a CDS encoding ABC transporter permease, which translates to MGYLKEVFGSRELLANLTLREIRGQYKRTIFGQLWSLANPLAAMVVYTFVFAFIFRVQPDPGDPSGLNVFALWLLCGLLPWTFFQNVVNSGMGSLLLNAGLVQKVYFSRIVLPLSYVGSVGFNWLFEMAVLVVALSIAGAFVLPFLPLALLLMVVLAVFATGVALMLAVANVHFRDTQYFMSIIMQIWMYLTPIVYPINLVATQSRDIGGLFGSNITLLDIYQLNPMERFVSVFRQLLYDARWPDWGDFLVCVIWAAVSLTIGILVFRRSEKGLAELL; encoded by the coding sequence ATGGGATACCTGAAAGAAGTCTTCGGATCACGGGAGCTCCTGGCGAATCTGACGCTCCGCGAGATCCGGGGTCAGTACAAGCGCACCATCTTCGGTCAGCTCTGGTCGCTCGCGAACCCGCTCGCCGCGATGGTGGTGTACACCTTCGTGTTCGCCTTCATCTTCCGCGTGCAGCCCGACCCTGGAGACCCCTCGGGCCTCAACGTGTTCGCGCTGTGGCTGCTCTGCGGCCTGCTGCCGTGGACGTTCTTCCAGAACGTCGTGAACTCCGGCATGGGCTCGCTGCTGCTGAACGCGGGGCTGGTGCAGAAGGTCTACTTCTCGCGCATCGTGCTGCCGCTGTCGTACGTCGGCTCGGTGGGCTTCAACTGGCTGTTCGAGATGGCGGTGCTCGTCGTCGCCCTCAGCATCGCCGGCGCCTTCGTGCTGCCGTTCCTGCCGCTGGCGCTCCTGCTCATGGTCGTGCTCGCGGTCTTCGCCACCGGCGTGGCGCTCATGCTCGCCGTGGCGAACGTGCACTTCCGCGACACCCAGTACTTCATGAGCATCATCATGCAGATCTGGATGTACCTCACCCCGATCGTGTACCCCATCAACCTCGTCGCCACGCAGTCGCGTGACATCGGGGGTCTGTTCGGGTCGAACATCACCCTGCTCGACATCTACCAGCTCAACCCGATGGAGCGGTTCGTCTCCGTCTTCCGGCAGCTGCTCTACGACGCCCGCTGGCCCGACTGGGGAGACTTCCTGGTCTGCGTCATCTGGGCCGCCGTGTCGCTCACCATCGGCATCCTGGTGTTCCGGCGCAGCGAGAAAGGACTGGCTGAACTCCTGTGA